Proteins encoded within one genomic window of Drosophila willistoni isolate 14030-0811.24 chromosome XL unlocalized genomic scaffold, UCI_dwil_1.1 Seg141, whole genome shotgun sequence:
- the LOC6648511 gene encoding cytosolic carboxypeptidase Nna1 isoform X4, whose translation MQRATKDKDNYRDNNRSSNSGSSYNNNNHNNSEAINQQQYQYQHQYHLQHQKTEGFLGSFLSKGLKTNQLVVNTDEKTLRPIARLKEPRDLFALPKDKDNDCSQQAPRWPVECQVIEERITHIPYVPAQPEPLNMPTGNELKPRPVGEENGIVVFSYNPISAVNYEKPKAKKNDDSSDESDYSSDSHIDSTPPSRSTPVRQQAVGKQPPTVSKMINNLDNRSTSVSLDEDNDFEDDYDYDTSGGTNSGEAREKAIIKDLIEAKKKRYAAGGSKCTSKCSSKAESSKDPSSEIDDIWKNNSTEYKPASPRYVLSQFGRKVSKAIIEKMCDSDDKPPNSTGGSGCSANKVPKSKYAVAPIKLPKSNIARLEQAFQRSASTARTMFQNASIDISDDDEDDDSTSTTLDDTDEMDEQSERKDRGRGGAGGGNIEAHPLRLTGGAEKRQCNGSTSVSETDTLVGDESLSRLLATKQDVNAFHSNALPPGIIHRARPHTHEATMAAAAAVARGRNRDIESIYYAISAPSSSNSNALSSTTTSTTASTTNSTYSNISTSTNNNNNYWLGKNEAMHPLECPDTTINNNNSISGINQATTMTTPPSSQSVSSAIPPQSQFSRSAVGGAKFVTNCHPMNPDEYDGLEFESRFESGNLAKAVQITPTYYELYLRPDLYTSRSKQWFYFRVRRTHRKMLYRFSIVNLVKSDSLYNDGMQPVMYSTLGAKEKNEGWRRCGDNICYYRNDDDSSGSNSNANEEDEDNSSYTLTFTIEFEHDDDSVYFAHSYPYTYSDLQDYLMEIQRHPVKSKFCKLRLLCRTLAGNNVYYLTVTAPSSNEESMRRKKSIVVSARVHPSETPASWMMKGLMDFITGDTTVAKRLRHKFIFKLVPMLNPDGVIVGNTRNSLTGKDLNRQYRTVIRETYPSIWYTKAMIRRLIEECGVAMYCDMHAHSRKHNIFIYGCENKRNPEKKLTEQVFPLMLHKNSADRFSFESCKFKIQRSKEGTGRIVVWMLGITNSYTIEASFGGSSLGSRKGTHFNTQDYEHMGRAFCETLLDYCDENPNKILNLLKQQDRLRSKIIERLMREGSSADEPLNIPLSDYSSDEGNCSSSSDNEGKHSITASDLEGPCCAPTRAPPSSPEVMHEIRKFRMRRMRKVMHELDRIYFTPLFQRKFKALTTLKRQRHKLGCRLPTVKRLRGGGGASQATAETASQAGGGTITMDVNPSPVRSRQGKRPVQKIKSKSHSRSSESSESSNSSQSQTIMNNDNGSRTMPPPSSSMEVKQSMKKRPTTTGGGGVGNGKQRGKKKKYMPIEKNKIITNHKLHIDRNFRLWLANRKIFIFRRKKNRRIRVRSKSSKKRGDLVRTTLDLPTTDPGSDLHFSTDDEEHSPPSGNANYGQVAPLRHTLLQSELQRRYIEEIGDTVVQKPKPAHMPPELIVTTPSKSNSNGTSGKKIDVYKLTPRTAPELEKAHHHSGGVGVSGAQTLTARRTYSWHNLDQEVVRSAKQNNFYETRVPPTASVKAPKVAPPPPRRTVPSNFIPQRHMNSANQADDLQLKLSLKKKIWTGAQGEPDGRPLAWFRSHQSQVQSQVQAHAASAVAQTTSNRSAGGGASAAPPLRTVSGGAAGGGGGGGVMTNGPPPAFIGAPATTATAARKPRKLEQMDLFNACSQKLLQWQQQEDQQQQLPHHQHKKLQQTQQQQQQRLNGGTNVKLDEQLRYKPLPTAAGGHKKSSSVSANKQMPLTSGPPPPQPAQPSHHHHQHHHHHLDKGKRKSNSLIKIAETTQLVTRFARGNRGSAPGGSSNQQQQQQQQRLLYKTPTGTVGGMTAGGGGRMHSAGAGMQPAIGRGGGGGGGLPNKFKTGGLVITAVQQPRNLPGGSRRMRNAAAGIGGGGAGGGIGTTTTTTTLLQYQRSSHSVQMHKSSTGISLDTVNLVRKVKTKLKKRKSRTLTK comes from the exons GATTTCTTGGCAGTTTCCTGTCGAAAGGTTTAAAAACCAATCAATTGGTGGTTAATACGGATGAGAAAACATTGCGTCCAATTGCACGACTGAAGGAACCGCGAGATCTTTTCGCCCTGCCTAAGGACAAGGACAATGACTGCTCACAGCAGGCCCCCCGATGGCCAGTGGAATGTCAG GTCATTGAGGAACGCATTACACACATTCCCTATGTGCCAGCCCAGCCAGAGCCGCTCAATATGCCCACCGGCAATGAGCTAAAACCCCGTCCCGTTGGCGAAGAGAACGGCATCGTTGTCTTTAGCTATAATCCCATTAGTGCTGTCAACTAC gAAAAGCCAAAAGCTAAGAAAAATGATGATTCTAGTGATGAGAGTGATTACTCATCCGATTCTCATATCGATTCGACACCGCCAAGTCGTAGTACACCAGTGCGACAGCAGGCGGTGGGCAAGCAACCACCAACTGTCTCCAAGATGATCAATAATCTTGACAATCGCTCGACTAGCGTCTCTCTGGATGAGGATAACGACTTTGAGGATGATTACGATTATGATACAAGTGGCGGGACAAATAGTGGCGAGGCACGCGAAAAGGCCATCATCAAAGATCTCATCGAGGCAAAGAAGAAACGTTATGCAGCCGGTGGTAGCAAATGCACAAGTAAATGTAGCAGCAAGGCCGAATCCAGCAAGGATCCATCCAGTGAAATAGATGACATTTGGAAGAACAATAGCACGGAATACAAACCAGCCTCACCTCGCTATGTGCTGAGTCAATTTGGCAGGAAGGTATCCAAGGCGATTATCGAAAAGATGTGCGACAGTGATGATAAACCCCCAAATTCTACTGGCGGCAGCGGTTGTTCAGCAAATAAGGTACCAAAAAGCAAGTATGCCGTGGCTCCCATTAAATTGCCAAAATCGAATATTGCCCGCTTGGAGCAGGCATTTCAGCGTAGTGCCAGTACGGCCAGAACAATGTTTCAAAATGCCTCAATTGACATTAGTGACGATGATGAGGACGATGACAGTACCAGCACGACTCTGGACGACACTGACGAAATGGACGAACAATCTGAACGCAAGGACAGAGGAAGaggaggagcaggaggaggTAACATAGAAGCCCATCCCTTGCGTCTAACGGGTGGGGCCGAAAAGCGTCAATGTAATGGTTCAACTTCTGTATCCGAAACGGATACACTTGTGGGTGACGAAAGCCTAAGCAGATTATTAGCAA CTAAACAAGATGTCAACGCATTTCATTCCAATGCATTGCCACCAGGAATCATACATCGGGCACGTCCTCATACACATGAGGCCacaatggcagcagcagctgctgtcGCTAGGGGACGTAATCGTGATATTGAGAGTATTTATTATGCGATTAGCGCGCCAAGTAGTAGCAATAGCAATGCACTAAGCAGCACCACAACTAGCACCACCGCAAGCACCACCAACAGCACTTATAGCAATATTAGCACTAgcactaataataataataactattGGTTGGGCAAAAATGAGGCAATGCATCCGCTTGAATGTCCAGATACAAcaattaacaataacaatagcATAAGCGGTATTAATCAAGCGACGACGATGACTACTCCGCCATCGTCTCAATCCGTTTCTTCTGCTATTCCCCCACAATCACAGTTCAGTCGCTCGGCGGTCGGTGGTGCCAAATTTGTGACAAATTGCCATCCCATGAATCCCGATGAGTATGATGGCCTTGAGTTTGAATCACGCTTTGAGAGCGGTAATCTGGCCAAGGCTGTACAGATAACGCCCACCTATTATGAGCTATATTTGCGTCCAGATCTCTATACAAGTCGTTCGAAGCAATGGTTTTATTTTCGTGTTCGTCGCACACATCGCAAAATGCTTTATCGTTTCTCGATTGTTAATCTGGTGAAATCGGATAGCCTCTATAATGATGGTATGCAACCGGTAATGTATTCCACATTGGGGGCCAAAGAGAAGAACGAAGGATGGCGTCGATGTGGTGATAATATATGCTATTATCGCAACGATGATGA CAGCAGTGGTAGCAACAGTAATGCAAATGAAGAGGATGAGGATAACTCCAGTTATACACTAACATTCACCATTGAGTTTGAGCATGATGATGATTCGGTATATTTTGCACATAGCTATCCATATACGTATAGCGATCTGCAGGATTATCTAATGGAAATTCAAAGGCATCCGGTTAAATcgaaattttgtaaattgcgTCTATTATGTCGTACGTTAGCGGGCAACAATGTCTATTATCTAACGGTAACAGCACCATCCAGTAACGAAGAAAGCATGAgg CGTAAAAAATCAATTGTGGTATCGGCACGCGTTCATCCCAGCGAAACGCCCGCCTCGTGGATGATGAAGGGTCTAATGGATTTTATAACCGGCGATACGACGGTCGCCAAGCGCCTGCGTCACAAGTTTATCTTCAAGCTGGTGCCCATGTTGAATCCAGATGGCGTCATTGTGGGCAATACACGCAACTCGCTGACCGGCAAGGACTTGAATCGTCAATATCGTACGGTTATACGCGAAACATATCCATCCATTTGGTATACAAAAGCCATGATTAGAAG ACTGATTGAGGAATGCGGTGTAGCCATGTACTGTGATATGCACGCACATTCACGTAAGCAcaacatatttatatatggcTGTGAGAATAAACGCAATCCGGAAAAGAAGCTCACCGAGCAGGTATTTCCACTGATGTTGCACAAGAATAGCGCCGATCGG TTCTCATTCGAGAGTtgtaaattcaaaattcaacGAAGCAAAGAGGGAACTGGACGCATTGTGGTATGGATGTTGGGTATTACCAATAGCTATACAATTGAGGCATCATTTGGTGGTTCATCGTTGGGCTCACGCAAGGGTACACATTTTAATACACAG GATTATGAGCACATGGGCCGAGCATTTTGTGAAACACTTTTGGACTATTGCGATGAGAATCCGAATAAA attttaaatttaCTCAAACAACAGGATAGACTGCGCTCCAAAATAATCGAAAGACTGATGCGCGAAGGCTCTAGTGCGGATGAGCCATTAAATATACCATTATCAGATTACTCAAG CGATGAAGGCAATTGCAGTTCAAGTTCCGATAATGAGGGTAAACACTCAATAACCGCTTCAGACTTGGAGGGTCCTTGTTGTGCGCCCACTCGAGCTCCGCCTAGTTCGCCAGAAGTAATGCATGAAATACGCAAG TTTCGTATGCGTCGCATGCGTAAGGTGATGCACGAATTGGATCGCATCTATTTCACGCCGCTCTTTCAACGCAAATTCAAGGCATTGACCACACTTAAACGACAACGGCATAAACTTGGCTGCCGATTACCCACAGTGAAACGTTTGCGTGGCGGTGGAGGAGCCTCGCAAGCTACCGCTGAAACGGCTTCCCAAGCTGGTGGTGGCACCATCACTATGGATGTCAACCCCTCGCCCGTACGCAGCAGGCAAGGTAAAAGACCAGTGcagaaaattaaatcaaaatcacATTCGCGGAGTTCCGAAAGTTCGGAAAGTAGCAATTCCTCGCAGTCGCAAACCATAATGAATAATGATAATGGCAGCAGGACCATGCCGCCGCCATCATCGTCCATGGAGGTAAAGCAATCAATGAAGAAACGACCCACTACCACTGGCGGTGGTGGTGTTGGCAATGGTAAACAACGTggcaagaagaagaaatataTGCCAATTGAaaagaataaaataataaCGAATCATAAACTGCATATTGATCGCAATTTTCGTCTATGGCTGGCTAATCGAAAGATATTCATATTTAGACGCAAAAAG AATCGTCGCATTCGTGTGCGCAGTAAGTCATCAAAGAAACGAGGGGATCTAGTGCGGACCACTCTGGATTTGCCCACAACGGATCCTGGCTCGGACTTGCATTTCTCAACGGACGATGAGGAGCACTCACCGCCATCGGGCAATGCCAACTATGGTCAAGTGGCGCCATTGCGTCACACACTATTGCAAAGTGAGCTGCAACGTCGCTATATTGAAGAGATTGGCGATACGGTGGTGCAGAAACCCAAACCGGCCCATATGCCACCCGAATTGATTGTGACAACGCCATCgaagagcaacagcaacggcacGTCAGGCAAGAAAATCGATGTGTACAAGCTAACGCCACGCACAGCACCCGAATTGGAGAAGGCCCATCATCATAGCGGTGGAGTTGGTGTTAGTGGTGCACAAACGCTAACAGCCAGACGCACATACTCGTGGCACAATTTAGATCAGGAAGTTGTTAGATcggcaaaacaaaacaatttctaTGAAACTCGGGTACCGCCTACGGCTAGCGTTAAGGCGCCAAAGGTagcgccaccaccaccacgtAG AACTGTGCCGAGCAATTTTATACCACAACGCCATATGAATTCCGCCAATCAAGCCGATGATTTGCAATTAAAGTTATCGTTAAAGAAGAAAATCTGGACGGGAGCTCAAGGTGAGCCAGATGGTCGTCCCTTGGCCTGGTTTAGGAGTCATCAGAGTCAAGTACAGAGTCAGGTACAAGCTCATGCAGCTTCAGCAGTAGCTCAAACTACTAGTAACCGCAGCGCAGGTGGTGGCGCATCGGCCGCTCCGCCGTTACGTACTGTGTCAGGTGGTGCTGcaggtggcggcggcggcggaggTGTTATGACAAATGGCCCACCGCCTGCCTTTATTGGAGCTCCGGCAACAACAGCGACGGCGGCGCGTAAGCCTCGCAAATTGGAACAAATGGATCTATTTAA TGCTTGTTCCCAGAAATTGCTGCAGTGGCAACAGCAGGAGgaccaacaacagcagctgccGCATCACCAGCACAAGAAACTTCAGCAGacgcaacagcagcaacaacaacgtcTCAATGGAGGAACTAATGTAAAATTGGATGAACAATTACGATACAAGCCTCTACCTACGGCAGCGGGAGGACATAAGAAGTCATCGTCAGTGTCAGCCAATAAGCAAATGCCACTAACTTCAGGTCCACCGCCTCCACAACCAGCACAACCATCGCATCATCACCaccagcatcatcatcatcacttGGATAAGGGCAAACGCAAGTCGAATAGCCTAATTAAAATTGCCGAGACCACGCAGTTAGTGACTAGATTTGCTCGTGGCAATAGAGGCAGTGCCCCGGGTGGCAGCtccaatcaacagcaacaacagcaacagcaacggctTCTATACAAGACACCAACTGGAACAGTTGGAGGGATGACTGCTGGAGGCGGCGGGCGCATGCATTCAGCCGGCGCTGGCATGCAGCCAGCAATTGGGAGaggcggcggtggcggtggtggtctaccaaataaatttaagaCCGGCGGCTTGGTCATAACAGCTGTCCAGCAGCCGCGAAATTTACCCGGTGGCAGTAGACGTATGCGTAATGCAGCCGCAGGCATCGGAGGAGGAGGCGCCGGCGGCGGAATTGGAACAACTACCACTACAACAACTCTTTTGCAATATCAGAGAAGCAGTCACAGTGTCCAAATGCATAAATCCTCGACGGGCATATCCTTGGACACCGTAAATCTGGTGCGCAAGGTCAAGACCAAACTAAAGAAACGCAAATCTCGCACATTGACCAAATAG
- the LOC6648511 gene encoding cytosolic carboxypeptidase Nna1 isoform X7: MQRATKDKDNYRDNNRSSNSGSSYNNNNHNNSEAINQQQYQYQHQYHLQHQKTEGFLGSFLSKGLKTNQLVVNTDEKTLRPIARLKEPRDLFALPKDKDNDCSQQAPRWPVECQVIEERITHIPYVPAQPEPLNMPTGNELKPRPVGEENGIVVFSYNPISAVNYEKPKAKKNDDSSDESDYSSDSHIDSTPPSRSTPVRQQAVGKQPPTVSKMINNLDNRSTSVSLDEDNDFEDDYDYDTSGGTNSGEAREKAIIKDLIEAKKKRYAAGGSKCTSKCSSKAESSKDPSSEIDDIWKNNSTEYKPASPRYVLSQFGRKVSKAIIEKMCDSDDKPPNSTGGSGCSANKVPKSKYAVAPIKLPKSNIARLEQAFQRSASTARTMFQNASIDISDDDEDDDSTSTTLDDTDEMDEQSERKDRGRGGAGGGNIEAHPLRLTGGAEKRQCNGSTSVSETDTLVGDESLSRLLATKQDVNAFHSNALPPGIIHRARPHTHEATMAAAAAVARGRNRDIESIYYAISAPSSSNSNALSSTTTSTTASTTNSTYSNISTSTNNNNNYWLGKNEAMHPLECPDTTINNNNSISGINQATTMTTPPSSQSVSSAIPPQSQFSRSAVGGAKFVTNCHPMNPDEYDGLEFESRFESGNLAKAVQITPTYYELYLRPDLYTSRSKQWFYFRVRRTHRKMLYRFSIVNLVKSDSLYNDGMQPVMYSTLGAKEKNEGWRRCGDNICYYRNDDDSSGSNSNANEEDEDNSSYTLTFTIEFEHDDDSVYFAHSYPYTYSDLQDYLMEIQRHPVKSKFCKLRLLCRTLAGNNVYYLTVTAPSSNEESMRRKKSIVVSARVHPSETPASWMMKGLMDFITGDTTVAKRLRHKFIFKLVPMLNPDGVIVGNTRNSLTGKDLNRQYRTVIRETYPSIWYTKAMIRRLIEECGVAMYCDMHAHSRKHNIFIYGCENKRNPEKKLTEQVFPLMLHKNSADRFSFESCKFKIQRSKEGTGRIVVWMLGITNSYTIEASFGGSSLGSRKGTHFNTQDYEHMGRAFCETLLDYCDENPNKILNLLKQQDRLRSKIIERLMREGSSADEPLNIPLSDYSSDEGNCSSSSDNEGKHSITASDLEGPCCAPTRAPPSSPEVMHEIRKNRRIRVRSKSSKKRGDLVRTTLDLPTTDPGSDLHFSTDDEEHSPPSGNANYGQVAPLRHTLLQSELQRRYIEEIGDTVVQKPKPAHMPPELIVTTPSKSNSNGTSGKKIDVYKLTPRTAPELEKAHHHSGGVGVSGAQTLTARRTYSWHNLDQEVVRSAKQNNFYETRVPPTASVKAPKVAPPPPRRTVPSNFIPQRHMNSANQADDLQLKLSLKKKIWTGAQGEPDGRPLAWFRSHQSQVQSQVQAHAASAVAQTTSNRSAGGGASAAPPLRTVSGGAAGGGGGGGVMTNGPPPAFIGAPATTATAARKPRKLEQMDLFNACSQKLLQWQQQEDQQQQLPHHQHKKLQQTQQQQQQRLNGGTNVKLDEQLRYKPLPTAAGGHKKSSSVSANKQMPLTSGPPPPQPAQPSHHHHQHHHHHLDKGKRKSNSLIKIAETTQLVTRFARGNRGSAPGGSSNQQQQQQQQRLLYKTPTGTVGGMTAGGGGRMHSAGAGMQPAIGRGGGGGGGLPNKFKTGGLVITAVQQPRNLPGGSRRMRNAAAGIGGGGAGGGIGTTTTTTTLLQYQRSSHSVQMHKSSTGISLDTVNLVRKVKTKLKKRKSRTLTK, from the exons GATTTCTTGGCAGTTTCCTGTCGAAAGGTTTAAAAACCAATCAATTGGTGGTTAATACGGATGAGAAAACATTGCGTCCAATTGCACGACTGAAGGAACCGCGAGATCTTTTCGCCCTGCCTAAGGACAAGGACAATGACTGCTCACAGCAGGCCCCCCGATGGCCAGTGGAATGTCAG GTCATTGAGGAACGCATTACACACATTCCCTATGTGCCAGCCCAGCCAGAGCCGCTCAATATGCCCACCGGCAATGAGCTAAAACCCCGTCCCGTTGGCGAAGAGAACGGCATCGTTGTCTTTAGCTATAATCCCATTAGTGCTGTCAACTAC gAAAAGCCAAAAGCTAAGAAAAATGATGATTCTAGTGATGAGAGTGATTACTCATCCGATTCTCATATCGATTCGACACCGCCAAGTCGTAGTACACCAGTGCGACAGCAGGCGGTGGGCAAGCAACCACCAACTGTCTCCAAGATGATCAATAATCTTGACAATCGCTCGACTAGCGTCTCTCTGGATGAGGATAACGACTTTGAGGATGATTACGATTATGATACAAGTGGCGGGACAAATAGTGGCGAGGCACGCGAAAAGGCCATCATCAAAGATCTCATCGAGGCAAAGAAGAAACGTTATGCAGCCGGTGGTAGCAAATGCACAAGTAAATGTAGCAGCAAGGCCGAATCCAGCAAGGATCCATCCAGTGAAATAGATGACATTTGGAAGAACAATAGCACGGAATACAAACCAGCCTCACCTCGCTATGTGCTGAGTCAATTTGGCAGGAAGGTATCCAAGGCGATTATCGAAAAGATGTGCGACAGTGATGATAAACCCCCAAATTCTACTGGCGGCAGCGGTTGTTCAGCAAATAAGGTACCAAAAAGCAAGTATGCCGTGGCTCCCATTAAATTGCCAAAATCGAATATTGCCCGCTTGGAGCAGGCATTTCAGCGTAGTGCCAGTACGGCCAGAACAATGTTTCAAAATGCCTCAATTGACATTAGTGACGATGATGAGGACGATGACAGTACCAGCACGACTCTGGACGACACTGACGAAATGGACGAACAATCTGAACGCAAGGACAGAGGAAGaggaggagcaggaggaggTAACATAGAAGCCCATCCCTTGCGTCTAACGGGTGGGGCCGAAAAGCGTCAATGTAATGGTTCAACTTCTGTATCCGAAACGGATACACTTGTGGGTGACGAAAGCCTAAGCAGATTATTAGCAA CTAAACAAGATGTCAACGCATTTCATTCCAATGCATTGCCACCAGGAATCATACATCGGGCACGTCCTCATACACATGAGGCCacaatggcagcagcagctgctgtcGCTAGGGGACGTAATCGTGATATTGAGAGTATTTATTATGCGATTAGCGCGCCAAGTAGTAGCAATAGCAATGCACTAAGCAGCACCACAACTAGCACCACCGCAAGCACCACCAACAGCACTTATAGCAATATTAGCACTAgcactaataataataataactattGGTTGGGCAAAAATGAGGCAATGCATCCGCTTGAATGTCCAGATACAAcaattaacaataacaatagcATAAGCGGTATTAATCAAGCGACGACGATGACTACTCCGCCATCGTCTCAATCCGTTTCTTCTGCTATTCCCCCACAATCACAGTTCAGTCGCTCGGCGGTCGGTGGTGCCAAATTTGTGACAAATTGCCATCCCATGAATCCCGATGAGTATGATGGCCTTGAGTTTGAATCACGCTTTGAGAGCGGTAATCTGGCCAAGGCTGTACAGATAACGCCCACCTATTATGAGCTATATTTGCGTCCAGATCTCTATACAAGTCGTTCGAAGCAATGGTTTTATTTTCGTGTTCGTCGCACACATCGCAAAATGCTTTATCGTTTCTCGATTGTTAATCTGGTGAAATCGGATAGCCTCTATAATGATGGTATGCAACCGGTAATGTATTCCACATTGGGGGCCAAAGAGAAGAACGAAGGATGGCGTCGATGTGGTGATAATATATGCTATTATCGCAACGATGATGA CAGCAGTGGTAGCAACAGTAATGCAAATGAAGAGGATGAGGATAACTCCAGTTATACACTAACATTCACCATTGAGTTTGAGCATGATGATGATTCGGTATATTTTGCACATAGCTATCCATATACGTATAGCGATCTGCAGGATTATCTAATGGAAATTCAAAGGCATCCGGTTAAATcgaaattttgtaaattgcgTCTATTATGTCGTACGTTAGCGGGCAACAATGTCTATTATCTAACGGTAACAGCACCATCCAGTAACGAAGAAAGCATGAgg CGTAAAAAATCAATTGTGGTATCGGCACGCGTTCATCCCAGCGAAACGCCCGCCTCGTGGATGATGAAGGGTCTAATGGATTTTATAACCGGCGATACGACGGTCGCCAAGCGCCTGCGTCACAAGTTTATCTTCAAGCTGGTGCCCATGTTGAATCCAGATGGCGTCATTGTGGGCAATACACGCAACTCGCTGACCGGCAAGGACTTGAATCGTCAATATCGTACGGTTATACGCGAAACATATCCATCCATTTGGTATACAAAAGCCATGATTAGAAG ACTGATTGAGGAATGCGGTGTAGCCATGTACTGTGATATGCACGCACATTCACGTAAGCAcaacatatttatatatggcTGTGAGAATAAACGCAATCCGGAAAAGAAGCTCACCGAGCAGGTATTTCCACTGATGTTGCACAAGAATAGCGCCGATCGG TTCTCATTCGAGAGTtgtaaattcaaaattcaacGAAGCAAAGAGGGAACTGGACGCATTGTGGTATGGATGTTGGGTATTACCAATAGCTATACAATTGAGGCATCATTTGGTGGTTCATCGTTGGGCTCACGCAAGGGTACACATTTTAATACACAG GATTATGAGCACATGGGCCGAGCATTTTGTGAAACACTTTTGGACTATTGCGATGAGAATCCGAATAAA attttaaatttaCTCAAACAACAGGATAGACTGCGCTCCAAAATAATCGAAAGACTGATGCGCGAAGGCTCTAGTGCGGATGAGCCATTAAATATACCATTATCAGATTACTCAAG CGATGAAGGCAATTGCAGTTCAAGTTCCGATAATGAGGGTAAACACTCAATAACCGCTTCAGACTTGGAGGGTCCTTGTTGTGCGCCCACTCGAGCTCCGCCTAGTTCGCCAGAAGTAATGCATGAAATACGCAAG AATCGTCGCATTCGTGTGCGCAGTAAGTCATCAAAGAAACGAGGGGATCTAGTGCGGACCACTCTGGATTTGCCCACAACGGATCCTGGCTCGGACTTGCATTTCTCAACGGACGATGAGGAGCACTCACCGCCATCGGGCAATGCCAACTATGGTCAAGTGGCGCCATTGCGTCACACACTATTGCAAAGTGAGCTGCAACGTCGCTATATTGAAGAGATTGGCGATACGGTGGTGCAGAAACCCAAACCGGCCCATATGCCACCCGAATTGATTGTGACAACGCCATCgaagagcaacagcaacggcacGTCAGGCAAGAAAATCGATGTGTACAAGCTAACGCCACGCACAGCACCCGAATTGGAGAAGGCCCATCATCATAGCGGTGGAGTTGGTGTTAGTGGTGCACAAACGCTAACAGCCAGACGCACATACTCGTGGCACAATTTAGATCAGGAAGTTGTTAGATcggcaaaacaaaacaatttctaTGAAACTCGGGTACCGCCTACGGCTAGCGTTAAGGCGCCAAAGGTagcgccaccaccaccacgtAG AACTGTGCCGAGCAATTTTATACCACAACGCCATATGAATTCCGCCAATCAAGCCGATGATTTGCAATTAAAGTTATCGTTAAAGAAGAAAATCTGGACGGGAGCTCAAGGTGAGCCAGATGGTCGTCCCTTGGCCTGGTTTAGGAGTCATCAGAGTCAAGTACAGAGTCAGGTACAAGCTCATGCAGCTTCAGCAGTAGCTCAAACTACTAGTAACCGCAGCGCAGGTGGTGGCGCATCGGCCGCTCCGCCGTTACGTACTGTGTCAGGTGGTGCTGcaggtggcggcggcggcggaggTGTTATGACAAATGGCCCACCGCCTGCCTTTATTGGAGCTCCGGCAACAACAGCGACGGCGGCGCGTAAGCCTCGCAAATTGGAACAAATGGATCTATTTAA TGCTTGTTCCCAGAAATTGCTGCAGTGGCAACAGCAGGAGgaccaacaacagcagctgccGCATCACCAGCACAAGAAACTTCAGCAGacgcaacagcagcaacaacaacgtcTCAATGGAGGAACTAATGTAAAATTGGATGAACAATTACGATACAAGCCTCTACCTACGGCAGCGGGAGGACATAAGAAGTCATCGTCAGTGTCAGCCAATAAGCAAATGCCACTAACTTCAGGTCCACCGCCTCCACAACCAGCACAACCATCGCATCATCACCaccagcatcatcatcatcacttGGATAAGGGCAAACGCAAGTCGAATAGCCTAATTAAAATTGCCGAGACCACGCAGTTAGTGACTAGATTTGCTCGTGGCAATAGAGGCAGTGCCCCGGGTGGCAGCtccaatcaacagcaacaacagcaacagcaacggctTCTATACAAGACACCAACTGGAACAGTTGGAGGGATGACTGCTGGAGGCGGCGGGCGCATGCATTCAGCCGGCGCTGGCATGCAGCCAGCAATTGGGAGaggcggcggtggcggtggtggtctaccaaataaatttaagaCCGGCGGCTTGGTCATAACAGCTGTCCAGCAGCCGCGAAATTTACCCGGTGGCAGTAGACGTATGCGTAATGCAGCCGCAGGCATCGGAGGAGGAGGCGCCGGCGGCGGAATTGGAACAACTACCACTACAACAACTCTTTTGCAATATCAGAGAAGCAGTCACAGTGTCCAAATGCATAAATCCTCGACGGGCATATCCTTGGACACCGTAAATCTGGTGCGCAAGGTCAAGACCAAACTAAAGAAACGCAAATCTCGCACATTGACCAAATAG